The genomic interval ACCTGTAACATACATGCTAAACAATGCACGGCGCTTGCAATATGTTTTTTTGGCAGCCACCTTATTGCCCAGTATATTCACATATATTCGTATGTTTTCGTGATCTACTcgtttttcaaaatttgctgTGCATTGCCTTACCACCCATTCTTTGTTGTGTTTTACAGCGCTGAGGCGGTTGACTATTCAGCGGACAGCGAATCAGGATCGAATTGTGTCATCAACTTCACAGGAAGTATACATTACAAATCTAGACCCACCATTTTAAAAAGTACTTGTCAGGTGTACGTCAAATACTTCCCCTTTGATGTCCAAATGTGTAAGATGAAATTCGGATCCTGGGCGTACGACAGCCAACAGGTTAATATGCTACAAGTTAGAGAAGAACCACGACTGGACCATTTCATCCAGAATGAACAATGGCAGCTGGAATTCGCTTTAGCACGCCGACACATTACCTATTATTTATGCTGTCCAGAGGTGTATCCCGATATATCGTTCTACATTTGCATCAGAAGGAAgccactatattatatatataatctaatTATCCCGTGTGTGCTGCTGTGTGCGTTGTCGTTCTTGGGGTTTTTCATGCCATATAACGTTGGAGTAGTTAAGGCTTCCCTCAGCGTGACACTGATTCTGTCACTAACAGTATTTCTTCTACTGGTCGCTGAAATGATGCCTCGAACGTCAAAAGAGATACCTTTGATCGGTAAGATCAAATAATTTTATGTACTTCACACTCATATAAAAATGATTTCTACCTGATACTATCATAGTTGCATCCTGACATGGTCATTACATTTGTCAAATACAAAGGCCATGTCTACTTGGCTCAACAATTCGATTAGCTTAATATAAGGTCATATACATGTGATCTGCTTCCCGGTCACATTTTCTAGAATGCTGCCTTAAATCAATTAGTCAAACACCGAGATTTACAGCTAGTGTTGTTTTACaattaaaatgttgataactctgtaaaaaaaatatcaaagataacATTACCTTCATCACATGCTCTTGCTTTTATCGGAGCAATAACAAACTACCAGTCTCTGTAAGAGGGACAGTCTATCATTATACAGAGTACTTGAATTAATGAATTATAACGGTCTTCTCTATTTCTTTTCTTCATATTTCAGGACAGTATTATCTTGCAGCGATGTCTCTTATTTCTGTGTCAACAGCCATGAATGTAGCTGTTCTcaatgttaatgtatgtaaCAGGGAAGTTCCCCAATGGATTAAAGTCATCGTTATGAAATATTTAGCCACCGCCATGTGCATGAGGGGAAGCAGGTGTCGGTCCCGAAGGTCGCTTCTCCAAGCACCTAATTTTGCAAGTGCCCGGCGTGCTCATTATAACGGGCGCTATGCTGCCGGTGCACAGAGTTCTCGAGACTCGAGTTTATATAACTTACAGCGTTCTTCCGGGAGACACACGTCTTTTCATGGTTATAATGATTCCACCGACGAAGACATGGATTGGAAGTTTTCCAAGGTTGAACAGAGTGTTGGAGAAATATGCAAGCATTTAAAGACTGTGCAGAGAATGTACGAACGGAAGGCTGCGTTAAGAGACGAGTGGGTCTTTGTTGCCACAATACTGGATAAAAcattaatgtttttgtttataatgGCGACCATAATAACGTCACTGTGTCTTCTACTTCAGAATCCAGGCGATGCTACTCTATTGTGCAAAAATAGGGTTGCCATTGATGAATCTTTTTATGGAAATGACACAGAGATTTACACatagacacatttcaaatactatGAATTGATATTATTCAATGGTAGATAGTTGATAATAGCGCGACAGTGTGTTGTGGTCCCACCTATCTTAGATATATATGCAATATGAAGAACCAAGTAATGTGTATACGTATAGACTAATGCATTATGGTACACTGCATTTAAGGCAAAAATCATTGTCTGAATTCAACAATGAGCAATACAggtgaaaaatacaaatgtttacTGTTGTAAGGCCTTTCTTCCCAGATCCAGTAGTAAACTAAGTGTCTAAAACATTTGAACATTCGGCATACTATAGTAGAAGTAGTTTGTTTTGATACAGTTAATATGATGGTGTCATGTCCGTAGAAACTATTTATTTTCTCAAGATGGGCAAGACGATAGATTCATAGTTTCAACGTACAAAGTGAAGTTGAGGAGAGTGAAAACATAGTCACCTAGTCATACGGGTTCTAATTCAACTGTAATAGTCAGAACGATTGCCTGTTACTTAATATATACACATGAACTAGTTTACGGTCATATATGTAAAAACCTTTAATGTAAACCTGATATAGgatttgttattgtacagttgtTATCAGTACAGGGAAATATAGGGTTACCCAGAGTAAATATAGACCATTTGACGAGTGGTGAATATTTTAGTTGATGtagttttcaatttgttatcatttgttGGGAATGATTACTTTTTAGAGAAGAGATATCGATTATCTATACGATGAATTCCTTTGTTATCAAGGTCTGAATTAGCAGGAATGTTGCATGATTGATCGAGAAATTCTGGAATGTCATAATTATTTGTCAAGAAGATAACCTTTCTGAATAAATTGCTACCATTTAGAATcagatttgtaaatttgttgtCAGTATCATTGAGACTATAATGTTTCGGTCTACAAGGATTCATTCTGATTATAATGATGTACTGAATGACATTTGTAGACGTTAAAGGGTTGGACGCAACCTGTCACGGATGCATCAGATTACACCACACTCGGAGCGCCTGCTGTGTCAGTTCGCAACAAGTGTAATCCATGACAGGTTACGTCTACTCCTTCGATCGAGTACTACAAATTTAATTCAATATCATTCAATTCATTATTTCTTCTCAAATATTTTGTAGACTGGTAAGCCGTAGAGTCATCGGCACTGCTGATGATGTATACACAAGTACTCGCCACAGTTGTGCAAAAAAGGATGTGTACTACTTAGATATTAGTTCTTTGACGGTTATGTGTGCTCATGTGCCAAACATTCCAGCGTATTAAAATACACCACAAAAAATATTAACTTTTCTtgtagagagagagaatgaCAACCAGAACCCTCTCGCCATACTTTTCTTAGCACCTGATATATAAAAGAATAACTATTGTTATTGTATACAGTTACACGTTTTGAATTGTAATGGTAATTTCGTTCGTACTTTGGAAGAGTATCCCCTCGcagatattttcatattcaacTTTTTTGTTGATTCTATGAAATATATAGCATGTACAATGCTATTTGAAAAGCAATGTTTCTATTAGTCTGAGAGTGGAAGAAAATATCAGGTCTCATCCATCAGATTGAAAATGGTGCTTAACTGAGGATGTGATAAGTAGAAGCAGCAAATGCATTAACGAGTCTTTGCATGCTGAATGATAACAAGTTGTGGCACATATCTAACGTTGAATAAATGACAGTATAAATATCgctcattttctttcaaaaatggcCTCGTTGCAATGGCAATGAATAGTAACAGTAATCTATATAACCATCTTTGAAAATAGATGGCACAGcttgtactttttgagataggACTCACATTTGGCCTTTAATTTGAACAATTGATGTAATATTGAAACTGTAATCCTTATCTTTGGAAATGAAGGCCATAGTCCTTCAAACAGATGCGATTATTGTAGGTGCAAATAACGATAATGTACGTTAAAACGGTTTGTGATGGTAAGATAAGAGATTGCGTATTTTGCAAAACAGATTATTCAGTCTTCATCTGATAAGCATTTCGTCCAATATCACGTTTAGTCTTTCGTATATCTGAATTGTTTCTGTAGTCTAGGGATTGTGAAGGAAAACACGCACGAACTAGAACATTTATGGGGAGTCTTCAGAAATTACAAGGGAGTGGGCCAGGGGAATTCAAACGTGGTCTGTTGCACACAAATGTGGCTCTCCCCGATTACGTCTTCACAGCAAAAAAATATACCTCCATCTatttattttctcaaaaacatgACTCTTTCCTtgtcaaatattcaaaaaagcATGGGTTAAAATGCATTCAGACGTTAACTGGGACATATTAAGTTTCAGAATAAATTTTAATCTTAAAGGATTGGTCGTACTACCACCACTATGACATTGACTTTCTGCATAGGCACTGCATTTATCAATTCCCGTGTTTGGGTCTAATTACCAAAGCTAAAAGCCAGAAATCCATCTATTCTTTGGGAGGTACTATCGACAGTATTAGACAGATCAAGATCActactccaccacattatcccaatattttatcatattattcCCCATTCACTACTCGTGTGGGACCCACTCCACTCATCTCCTCACGCCCcaactaacaattgattcactgcatggATGTCAGCAGTGATAGACTGATATGCTCTGATACCATGGTACAacggtggcagcggtgggatgtgGCAGCAGTTGGACGTGGAAACGGTGGTAGCAGTGAGATGATTATGTaaagttagataatacaataaattatagtaaaatatgaccctcccctaattccattttctaaaatatggccatAAAACTGATCTGAAAAAATGACAATTCCATATGTCCCACTCCTTTTTgcaattactgaaaattgtaattactttttgTCCTTACTAGACTAATATTCTCTAATATCAAGAAATCTTTATATGTTATAAACTAATTTTGTTTAAAAGAATGTAATTGATGAAGTtcaaacaattttcttttaatcgagtttgtttgtttgtttgtttgtttgtttgtacagaATTGAACGGTATGGGCATATggtgtacacatttcaaaattcaatgttaaataataaaatgaataacaatCTTCCAAATATTACTACTTCAGCCTGCTAGTAAATGTATGTTTCCATGCGTgcctgcgtgtgtgtgtgtgtgtgtgtgtacgtgcgtgtgtgtgtgttaattatatgaatgtatgggagGATGGTAATAACTTCAGATCGAGGCTGATGACCAAATATCAGTGTACTGTAACATCTGAATGCGCTCACATTCAGTACAAGTCGAACTTTCAACTTTGAATGCAAATTCTGTTTTAACTATGCAAAACGTTACCTATCGAAATTTATAAACCGTTTTTTCTATGTTTTATTTGCTGTCCACAGTGCCGACACAGGAACCTTTTCAAAAAGTAATATTTCCGTATCGAACTGTGTCGTCAACTTCACTGGTTACGTAATGTACATCTCCAAACCAACCATCCTGAAAAGTACGTGCCGGGTGTTTGTAAAGTACTTTCCGTTCGATGTACAGGCCTGCAAAATGAAGTTCGGCTCTTGGACGTACACCAAAC from Glandiceps talaboti chromosome 3, keGlaTala1.1, whole genome shotgun sequence carries:
- the LOC144432744 gene encoding neuronal acetylcholine receptor subunit alpha-10-like, producing the protein MSLIFYSVVMVFMASHMSLTQHVCPENEVYDVKGRRCISCEMCKEFPTMDICLNCTKRVNKRVSAIGSEQKLVNVLFQNYNKKVRPVKNFSSPILVTFDMNLNQIADMDERNQVLKTNIWTTETWTDEMLRWEPDEYDGIEQIRIPSSDLWMPDITLYNNAEAVDYSADSESGSNCVINFTGSIHYKSRPTILKSTCQVYVKYFPFDVQMCKMKFGSWAYDSQQVNMLQVREEPRLDHFIQNEQWQLEFALARRHITYYLCCPEVYPDISFYICIRRKPLYYIYNLIIPCVLLCALSFLGFFMPYNVGVVKASLSVTLILSLTVFLLLVAEMMPRTSKEIPLIGQYYLAAMSLISVSTAMNVAVLNVNVCNREVPQWIKVIVMKYLATAMCMRGSRCRSRRSLLQAPNFASARRAHYNGRYAAGAQSSRDSSLYNLQRSSGRHTSFHGYNDSTDEDMDWKFSKVEQSVGEICKHLKTVQRMYERKAALRDEWVFVATILDKTLMFLFIMATIITSLCLLLQNPGDATLLCKNRVAIDESFYGNDTEIYT